The proteins below are encoded in one region of Desulfonatronum thioautotrophicum:
- a CDS encoding sodium:proton antiporter, with product MTPFLIYSLAAVLLAGLGIHGLISRRHLLRQIMALNVLAGGVFLLLISTAYRNQGIGESSFADPVPHAMVLTGIVVAISATAFALALVRRIYHAQEQDMNSDLTDEVQQKDSPKDSKVESQNNEPPKNRTDSAL from the coding sequence CTTGCGGGGCTGGGCATCCATGGACTGATCAGCCGCCGGCACCTCTTGCGGCAGATCATGGCCTTGAATGTCCTGGCCGGTGGTGTGTTCCTCCTGCTGATCAGCACGGCATACCGCAATCAGGGAATCGGTGAGTCCTCCTTTGCCGATCCCGTGCCCCACGCCATGGTCCTGACCGGAATCGTTGTGGCCATCAGCGCCACGGCGTTCGCCCTGGCACTGGTGCGACGTATCTACCATGCCCAGGAGCAGGACATGAATTCGGACCTGACGGACGAAGTGCAACAAAAAGACAGCCCAAAAGACAGCAAAGTCGAAAGCCAAAACAACGAGCCGCCGAAAAACCGGACCGATTCGGCACTGTAA